Proteins encoded by one window of Microbacterium testaceum:
- a CDS encoding energy-coupling factor transporter transmembrane protein EcfT, with amino-acid sequence MLSLYVPATGWLHRMPAGPKLAMLAVVAVAVAALPSTWVTALVLLVPVVLYAGSGMGVGRGLGVLAEATWGLRWVIVVTAAGQLLFLGREPAVANTSRVVAALLIAGLVPVSTPVSALLDALERGLSPLARFGVDPGRAALLLTLTITTIPVLARLASEVRDAQRARGLRPSLLRGALPLLVSALRHADDLGEGLAARGIR; translated from the coding sequence GTGCTGAGTCTGTACGTTCCGGCGACCGGATGGCTGCACCGGATGCCGGCGGGTCCGAAGCTCGCGATGCTCGCGGTGGTCGCGGTGGCGGTGGCGGCGCTGCCGTCGACCTGGGTAACCGCGCTCGTGCTGCTGGTGCCGGTCGTGCTGTATGCCGGGAGCGGTATGGGGGTCGGACGGGGCCTCGGCGTTCTGGCGGAGGCGACGTGGGGGCTGCGGTGGGTCATCGTCGTCACCGCCGCTGGCCAGCTGCTCTTCCTCGGCCGTGAGCCCGCGGTGGCGAACACGAGCCGCGTGGTGGCGGCGCTGCTGATCGCGGGCCTCGTGCCGGTGAGCACACCGGTCTCGGCGCTGCTCGACGCGCTCGAACGCGGGCTCTCCCCGCTCGCACGGTTCGGCGTCGACCCCGGCCGCGCGGCGCTGTTGCTCACGCTGACGATCACCACGATCCCCGTTCTCGCGCGGCTCGCGTCCGAGGTGCGCGATGCCCAGCGGGCGCGTGGGCTGCGCCCGTCGCTGCTGCGGGGAGCGTTGCCGCTGCTGGTGTCGGCTCTTCGTCACGCCGACGACCTCGGCGAGGGTCTCGCCGCTCGCGGCATCCGCTGA
- a CDS encoding electron transfer flavoprotein subunit alpha/FixB family protein, with translation MATALVLLEVLPGGALAASAPGLLAAAATVGDPVALVASTAGSLEKASSEAAALGATRVLTAVTDADALTGPVVDALAAAVARENPDLVLASHAVESRDALARLAARLRMPLATDVVGVGRDDLGVVAHHAAFGGAFTVDGAPTFGPLAATLRPGSVEARLDARPLVVESLEVVASGTPHARVEGFAETAVASSRPELRGAAAVVAGGRGVGSREDFALVEQLADALGAAVGASRAAVDAGYVPAAAQVGQTGVTVSPRLYVALGISGAIQHRAGMQTARTIVAIDKNPEAPIFEIADFGIVGDLFTVVPQLISALDAQKKSSRE, from the coding sequence ATGGCCACCGCTCTCGTGCTGCTCGAGGTGCTGCCTGGCGGAGCGCTGGCCGCCTCCGCTCCGGGCTTGCTCGCCGCCGCAGCGACCGTTGGAGACCCCGTCGCTCTGGTCGCCTCGACCGCCGGCTCCCTCGAGAAGGCGTCGTCCGAGGCGGCCGCGCTCGGCGCGACGCGCGTGCTCACCGCCGTCACCGACGCCGACGCCCTGACCGGTCCGGTCGTCGACGCGCTCGCCGCGGCGGTGGCGAGAGAGAATCCCGATCTGGTGCTCGCCTCGCACGCCGTCGAGTCGCGTGACGCGCTCGCGCGCCTGGCCGCGCGCCTGCGCATGCCCCTCGCCACCGACGTCGTCGGCGTCGGCCGCGACGACCTCGGTGTCGTCGCCCATCACGCGGCCTTCGGTGGGGCCTTCACCGTCGACGGGGCTCCCACCTTCGGCCCCCTCGCCGCCACGCTCCGCCCCGGCTCCGTCGAGGCACGTCTCGACGCGCGACCGCTCGTGGTCGAGAGCCTCGAGGTCGTGGCATCCGGAACTCCCCACGCCCGCGTCGAAGGGTTCGCCGAGACCGCCGTCGCCTCGTCGCGTCCCGAACTCCGCGGGGCCGCGGCGGTCGTCGCCGGCGGTCGAGGCGTGGGTTCGCGCGAGGACTTCGCGCTCGTCGAGCAGCTTGCTGACGCTCTCGGTGCCGCGGTCGGCGCCTCGCGGGCCGCGGTCGACGCGGGCTACGTGCCCGCCGCCGCCCAGGTCGGGCAGACCGGGGTCACGGTGTCGCCGCGGTTGTACGTCGCGCTCGGCATCTCGGGGGCCATCCAGCACCGCGCGGGCATGCAGACCGCGCGCACGATCGTCGCGATCGACAAGAACCCGGAAGCCCCCATCTTCGAGATCGCCGACTTCGGTATCGTCGGAGACCTGTTCACCGTCGTCCCGCAGCTCATCAGCGCGCTCGACGCCCAGAAGAAGTCCTCCCGAGAGTAG
- a CDS encoding GNAT family N-acetyltransferase, with the protein MTAEARTDIVVRPVRDVDAEALGRVHATCWHETYDHLISKAALEAVSPRRMAELWTHWAAQGEDYRMHAALVDGEIVGFVGSGPARDDDAPRERELYFIYLLDAYHGTGIGQQLFDAAIDGGEGAYLWVADDNPRAHRFYQRNGFALDGASHTEPFLGEELTEVRFVR; encoded by the coding sequence ATGACTGCGGAAGCCCGAACCGACATCGTCGTCCGTCCGGTAAGAGATGTGGATGCCGAGGCCCTCGGTCGCGTGCACGCCACCTGCTGGCACGAGACCTACGACCACCTGATCAGCAAAGCCGCCCTCGAGGCCGTCTCGCCTCGTCGCATGGCCGAGCTCTGGACCCACTGGGCCGCCCAAGGCGAGGATTATCGCATGCACGCGGCCCTCGTCGACGGTGAGATCGTCGGCTTCGTCGGCTCGGGTCCGGCCCGCGACGACGACGCTCCCCGCGAGCGCGAGCTGTACTTCATCTACCTGCTCGACGCGTACCACGGCACCGGCATCGGCCAGCAGCTGTTCGATGCCGCGATCGACGGCGGCGAGGGCGCGTACCTGTGGGTCGCCGACGACAACCCGCGCGCGCACCGGTTCTACCAGCGCAACGGTTTCGCCCTCGACGGTGCCTCGCACACCGAACCCTTCCTCGGTGAGGAGCTCACCGAGGTGCGCTTCGTCCGCTGA
- a CDS encoding acyl-CoA thioesterase, which produces MNVLWRTLLVLARARRRLRREGPLDPNTVARMSIRVLPTDIDLLRHMNNGRYLSLFDLGRWDLLTRTGLLAAMTKQGWYAVVAAETITFRRSLELGQRFELETRLIGHDDRAVYLEHRALVNGEIFARAMIRARILRRTGGTVPHDELFAAVGRPEGLPDIEPWVHDWAAGSALPSTKRPAPSVWE; this is translated from the coding sequence GTGAACGTCCTCTGGCGCACCCTGCTGGTGCTCGCTCGTGCCCGCCGTCGCCTTCGTCGTGAAGGCCCCCTCGACCCCAACACCGTCGCGCGGATGTCCATCCGGGTGCTGCCCACCGACATCGACCTGCTGCGGCACATGAACAACGGCCGCTACCTGTCGCTCTTCGACCTCGGGCGCTGGGACCTGCTGACCCGCACGGGGCTCCTCGCGGCGATGACGAAGCAGGGCTGGTACGCGGTGGTCGCCGCCGAGACGATCACGTTCCGCCGCTCCCTCGAGCTGGGGCAGCGCTTCGAGCTCGAGACGCGGCTGATCGGCCACGACGACCGGGCGGTGTACCTCGAGCACCGCGCGCTGGTGAACGGCGAGATCTTCGCGCGCGCGATGATCCGCGCGCGCATCCTCCGTCGCACGGGCGGCACGGTCCCGCACGACGAGCTGTTCGCCGCGGTCGGGCGTCCCGAGGGCCTGCCCGACATCGAGCCGTGGGTGCACGACTGGGCGGCGGGCTCGGCCCTCCCGTCGACGAAGCGCCCGGCGCCCAGCGTCTGGGAGTGA
- a CDS encoding energy-coupling factor ABC transporter ATP-binding protein, with the protein MSVIRCERLDVRLGGRQVLRDVSLDLSARTIALIGDNGSGKSTLARLFAGLARRTEGDLRVLGCDPDREPAALRSKVALVLSNPDAQIMMPTVAEDVALSLRSDRLPRAERDARVAAALGRFGLDGLGDRPAHDLSGGQKQLLALCGVFVREPALVIADEPTAFLDGRNARRVADHLLADSGHALVLVTHDLALARRCESAVLMADGRVSASGASSEVVDAYEEALAC; encoded by the coding sequence GTGAGCGTGATCCGCTGCGAGCGGCTGGACGTCCGCCTCGGCGGACGCCAGGTGCTGCGCGACGTGTCGCTCGACCTGTCGGCGCGCACGATCGCCTTGATCGGTGACAACGGCTCGGGCAAGTCGACGCTCGCTCGCCTGTTCGCCGGACTCGCGCGGCGCACGGAGGGAGACCTGCGCGTGCTGGGGTGCGACCCCGACCGAGAACCCGCGGCGCTGCGCTCGAAGGTCGCGCTGGTGCTCAGCAATCCCGACGCGCAGATCATGATGCCCACCGTCGCCGAAGACGTCGCGCTGTCGTTGCGCTCGGACCGTCTCCCGCGGGCCGAGCGCGATGCCCGCGTCGCCGCCGCTCTCGGCCGATTCGGGCTCGACGGGCTCGGCGATCGCCCCGCGCACGACCTGTCGGGCGGCCAGAAGCAACTGCTCGCCCTCTGCGGCGTCTTCGTGCGCGAGCCCGCCCTGGTGATCGCCGACGAGCCGACCGCGTTCCTCGACGGGCGCAATGCGCGTCGCGTGGCCGATCACCTGCTCGCCGACTCCGGTCACGCGCTCGTGCTCGTCACGCACGACCTCGCCCTTGCCCGACGCTGCGAGAGCGCGGTGCTGATGGCGGACGGCCGGGTCTCGGCATCCGGAGCCTCTTCCGAGGTCGTGGACGCCTATGAGGAAGCGTTGGCGTGCTGA
- the cofE gene encoding coenzyme F420-0:L-glutamate ligase, producing MLQIWALDGIREITPGDDLVRVIVDAVSARADDDGALRDGDIVVVTSKVVSKAEGRIIRADDREDAITRETVRLVASRTSPTGHVTRIVENPLGIVSAAAGVDASNTPEGTVLLLPVDPDASARALATGLRAATGAHVGVIVTDTLGRAWREGQTDHAIGAGGIHVFEDLRGTTDAEGRPLVVTLPCVADEIAAATDLVKGKAARRPVAIVRGRADLVGDLDLPGARSIVRDPARDMFRQGADEAYAEGFAAGRAAAG from the coding sequence GTGCTGCAGATCTGGGCCCTCGACGGCATCCGCGAGATCACTCCGGGCGATGACCTCGTCCGGGTGATCGTGGATGCCGTCTCTGCCCGCGCGGACGACGACGGCGCCCTGCGCGACGGCGACATCGTCGTGGTCACCAGCAAGGTCGTCTCGAAGGCCGAGGGACGCATCATCCGCGCCGACGACCGCGAAGACGCCATCACGCGCGAGACCGTGCGTCTCGTGGCATCCCGCACCTCCCCCACCGGGCACGTCACGCGGATCGTCGAGAACCCGCTCGGCATCGTCTCGGCCGCCGCCGGGGTCGACGCGAGCAACACCCCCGAAGGCACCGTGCTGCTGCTGCCGGTCGACCCCGACGCCTCGGCCCGCGCCCTCGCCACGGGGCTACGGGCCGCGACCGGAGCGCACGTGGGCGTGATCGTCACCGACACGCTCGGGCGCGCGTGGCGCGAAGGCCAGACCGATCACGCGATCGGAGCCGGCGGCATCCACGTGTTCGAAGACCTCCGCGGGACGACGGATGCCGAGGGCCGCCCCCTCGTGGTGACCCTGCCCTGCGTCGCCGACGAGATCGCCGCCGCCACCGACCTCGTCAAGGGCAAGGCCGCGCGCCGACCGGTCGCGATCGTGCGCGGACGCGCCGACCTCGTGGGCGACCTCGACCTGCCCGGCGCCCGCTCGATCGTGCGCGACCCCGCGCGCGACATGTTCCGCCAGGGCGCCGACGAGGCGTACGCCGAGGGCTTCGCCGCGGGGCGGGCCGCCGCGGGCTGA
- a CDS encoding acetylxylan esterase, producing the protein MAVTFTDMSIELLRAYRPALEAPADLEAFWETTIAEARAAARPATLTPIDAPVRALSVSDLTFTGFDGDEIRGWVVRPHGDALLPAVIEYIGYGGGRGLPGERLNWATAGYVHVIMDTRGQGSTWSVGDTPDPHGSAAAFPGVMTRGIRDPHDYYYRRLFTDAVRLVDVVRELPGVDPSRVAVTGGSQGGGLSIAAAALAGDAVAAVLPDVPFLCDFPNAITRTPSAPFTEITRYLAVHRDDTASVLRTLSYVDGAILARRITQPAFFSVAFMDDVVLPSGVFAAFHALASDDAAIEEYPYNGHEGGGHRHWMKQVAWLDARFGM; encoded by the coding sequence ATGGCCGTCACCTTCACCGACATGTCGATCGAGCTTCTGCGGGCCTATCGGCCCGCCCTCGAGGCACCGGCCGATCTCGAGGCGTTCTGGGAGACCACGATCGCCGAGGCGCGCGCTGCGGCTCGGCCCGCCACCCTGACCCCGATCGACGCCCCCGTGCGCGCCCTGAGCGTCTCCGACCTCACCTTCACCGGCTTCGACGGCGACGAGATCCGCGGCTGGGTCGTGCGCCCGCACGGCGACGCGCTCCTGCCCGCCGTCATCGAGTACATCGGTTACGGCGGCGGCCGCGGCCTGCCGGGAGAGCGTCTGAACTGGGCGACCGCCGGCTACGTGCACGTCATCATGGACACCCGCGGCCAGGGATCGACGTGGAGCGTCGGCGACACCCCCGACCCGCACGGCTCCGCGGCCGCTTTCCCCGGCGTCATGACGCGCGGCATCCGGGATCCGCACGACTACTACTACCGCCGCCTGTTCACCGACGCCGTGCGCCTGGTGGACGTGGTGCGCGAGCTCCCCGGGGTCGATCCCTCGCGGGTCGCCGTCACCGGCGGCAGCCAGGGCGGCGGGCTCTCGATCGCCGCGGCGGCCCTCGCGGGCGACGCGGTCGCGGCGGTCCTGCCCGACGTGCCCTTCCTGTGCGACTTCCCCAACGCCATCACGCGCACGCCCTCGGCACCGTTCACCGAGATCACGCGCTATCTCGCGGTGCATCGCGACGACACGGCGAGCGTGCTGCGCACCCTGTCGTACGTCGACGGCGCGATCCTCGCCCGACGCATCACCCAGCCCGCGTTCTTCTCGGTGGCGTTCATGGACGACGTCGTGCTGCCGTCGGGCGTCTTCGCCGCGTTCCACGCCCTCGCGTCGGACGATGCGGCCATCGAGGAGTACCCCTACAACGGCCACGAGGGCGGCGGGCACCGCCACTGGATGAAGCAGGTGGCCTGGCTCGACGCCCGCTTCGGCATGTGA
- a CDS encoding cytochrome b/b6 domain-containing protein gives MSGSDSSADAGNPAPAMASGSGPEARNAHASAPGSDAATPVGEESTGVRRGLPREPGGAPWPQASAVPPPSAQPAAAEEKNRAGIEDVEPARAMSVSAPDSGADAETPAPATVNGTDSGVQAGTAARSGETVAASAASIDAHEVSPAASATDAVASPRPPLTVPRTVWPGAAARNRATPPALAQKRPTAPPRAEAQTRLADFSPVQLLGSTAVLGVFALALVGIAVLIARFVLAIGPGREFLAAFPGEYHLPASAPVGLPAWLNWSHFLNSFFLLLIIRTGWQVRREKRPAAFWSPRNNKKRRISLALWFHQALDILWIANGVVFVVLLFVTGQWMRIVPTSWEVFPNALSAALQYASLDWPTENGWVNYNSLQQLSYFAITFVAAPLAIISGVRLSGVWPKDAERLNKLYPAEWARKVHFPTMLFFVAFIVVHVALVLATGALRNLNHMYAARGSEDPTAYTSDPTGLLIFAASLVVMAAAWVAARPAVLVPIARLFGEVKQR, from the coding sequence GTGAGTGGATCCGATTCGAGCGCGGATGCCGGCAACCCGGCGCCCGCGATGGCGAGCGGATCCGGCCCCGAGGCCCGGAATGCCCACGCGTCCGCTCCTGGGTCGGATGCCGCGACCCCGGTGGGCGAGGAGTCGACCGGCGTGCGTCGGGGACTCCCGCGCGAGCCCGGCGGAGCGCCCTGGCCGCAGGCATCCGCCGTTCCGCCCCCCTCCGCGCAGCCCGCCGCTGCCGAAGAGAAGAATCGCGCCGGAATCGAAGACGTCGAGCCCGCTCGTGCGATGTCGGTGAGCGCACCCGATTCCGGAGCGGATGCCGAGACACCGGCGCCCGCGACGGTGAACGGAACCGACTCCGGCGTGCAAGCCGGGACGGCGGCGCGTTCCGGCGAGACGGTGGCGGCGTCCGCCGCTTCGATCGACGCCCACGAGGTGAGCCCCGCCGCGTCGGCGACGGACGCCGTGGCATCCCCGCGCCCGCCCCTCACCGTTCCGCGAACGGTGTGGCCGGGAGCCGCGGCCCGCAACCGCGCGACGCCGCCCGCCCTCGCGCAGAAGCGTCCGACCGCCCCGCCGCGTGCCGAGGCGCAGACGCGGCTCGCCGACTTCTCACCCGTGCAGCTGCTCGGCTCGACCGCGGTGCTCGGTGTCTTCGCGCTGGCTCTCGTCGGCATCGCCGTGCTGATCGCGCGCTTCGTGCTCGCGATCGGGCCCGGGCGGGAGTTCCTCGCGGCATTCCCCGGCGAGTACCACCTGCCCGCGTCGGCGCCCGTGGGTCTTCCGGCCTGGCTGAACTGGTCGCACTTCCTCAACAGCTTCTTCCTGCTGCTGATCATCCGCACCGGGTGGCAGGTGCGGCGCGAGAAGCGACCGGCGGCGTTCTGGTCGCCGCGGAACAACAAGAAGCGGCGGATCAGCCTGGCGCTGTGGTTCCACCAGGCGCTCGACATCCTGTGGATCGCCAATGGCGTGGTCTTCGTCGTGCTGCTGTTCGTGACGGGGCAGTGGATGCGGATCGTGCCGACGTCGTGGGAGGTCTTCCCCAACGCGCTGTCGGCCGCCCTGCAGTACGCCTCTCTCGACTGGCCGACCGAGAACGGGTGGGTGAACTACAACAGCCTGCAGCAGTTGTCGTACTTCGCGATCACCTTCGTCGCCGCGCCCCTCGCGATCATCAGCGGTGTGCGCCTGTCGGGGGTGTGGCCCAAGGACGCCGAGCGGCTCAATAAGCTGTACCCGGCCGAGTGGGCGCGCAAGGTGCACTTCCCCACGATGCTCTTCTTCGTCGCGTTCATCGTCGTGCACGTCGCGCTCGTGCTGGCCACCGGGGCGCTGCGCAACCTCAACCACATGTACGCCGCGCGCGGATCGGAGGACCCCACCGCGTACACGAGCGACCCGACCGGATTGCTGATCTTCGCCGCCTCGCTCGTCGTGATGGCCGCGGCCTGGGTGGCGGCGCGGCCGGCGGTGCTCGTGCCGATCGCGCGCCTGTTCGGCGAGGTCAAGCAGCGCTGA
- a CDS encoding TetR/AcrR family transcriptional regulator C-terminal domain-containing protein, giving the protein MAPRGHTADDVARTALQILDDHGLPDLTMRRLATALDVQASALYWHFPNKQSLLAELSDRIVGRMASGPSVDLVAEARALREALLAYRDGAEVVSSTLAMGLGSSLPHDRLAATVTAEGFDDETARRVATTVLHYVLGFVWHEQQRLQYDSAGARAGAAGGLADDDFASGLDLIAAGLRARGRV; this is encoded by the coding sequence ATGGCACCCCGAGGGCATACGGCTGACGACGTCGCGCGCACCGCGCTGCAGATCCTCGACGACCACGGCCTGCCCGACCTCACGATGAGACGTCTCGCGACCGCCCTCGATGTGCAGGCGAGCGCCCTCTACTGGCACTTCCCGAACAAGCAGTCCCTGCTCGCGGAACTGTCCGACCGGATCGTCGGGCGCATGGCATCCGGCCCCTCCGTCGACCTCGTGGCAGAGGCCCGCGCCCTGCGCGAGGCCCTCCTGGCCTACCGCGACGGCGCCGAAGTGGTCTCGAGCACGTTGGCCATGGGACTGGGGTCATCGCTGCCGCACGACCGACTCGCGGCGACCGTGACCGCCGAGGGCTTCGACGACGAGACCGCCCGACGGGTCGCCACCACGGTGCTGCACTACGTACTCGGCTTCGTATGGCACGAGCAGCAGCGCCTGCAGTACGACAGCGCAGGGGCTCGCGCGGGCGCGGCGGGCGGACTCGCCGACGACGACTTCGCCTCGGGGCTGGACCTCATCGCCGCGGGGTTGCGGGCGCGCGGACGCGTCTGA
- a CDS encoding biotin transporter BioY — protein MTRTLDATDLARVAVFAALIAVLGLPGSFPVFGGVPITAQTLGVMLAGAVLGPWLGALSVTVLLALVAVGLPLLAGGRGGFGVFVGPTAGYALGWILGAAVIGLIVHAGGRRPVVWRTALAMITGGVVAIYAIGIPVQSLVTRLPLGETALSSLIFVPGDLLKAAIATLVVITLVRAYPRGFRRTWRDVSLERDRVGVAA, from the coding sequence ATGACTCGCACCCTCGACGCCACCGACCTCGCCCGCGTCGCCGTCTTCGCCGCGCTCATCGCCGTGCTGGGGCTGCCCGGTAGCTTCCCGGTCTTCGGGGGCGTGCCGATCACGGCGCAGACGCTGGGCGTGATGCTCGCAGGGGCCGTGCTCGGGCCGTGGCTCGGCGCGCTCTCGGTCACCGTGCTGCTCGCGCTCGTCGCCGTGGGCCTGCCACTGCTCGCGGGCGGCCGCGGCGGGTTCGGCGTCTTTGTCGGGCCGACCGCAGGCTACGCGCTGGGATGGATCCTCGGCGCCGCTGTCATCGGTCTGATCGTGCACGCGGGCGGCCGCCGCCCGGTCGTCTGGCGCACGGCGCTGGCCATGATCACCGGGGGCGTGGTGGCGATCTACGCGATCGGCATCCCGGTTCAGAGTCTCGTGACGCGACTTCCGCTCGGCGAGACGGCCCTGTCGAGCCTCATCTTCGTTCCGGGTGACCTGCTGAAGGCCGCCATCGCGACCCTCGTCGTGATCACGCTGGTGCGCGCCTACCCGCGCGGGTTCCGCCGAACGTGGCGTGACGTCTCGCTCGAGCGGGATCGGGTCGGCGTCGCGGCGTGA